In Manis pentadactyla isolate mManPen7 chromosome 11, mManPen7.hap1, whole genome shotgun sequence, one DNA window encodes the following:
- the TSPAN3 gene encoding tetraspanin-3 isoform X1, with amino-acid sequence MGQCGITSSKTVLVFLNLIFWGAAGILCYVGAYVFITYDDYDHFFEDVYTLIPAVVIIAVGALLFIIGLIGCCATIRESRCGLATFVIILLLVFVTEVVVVVLGYIYRAKVENEVDRSIQKVYKTYNGTNPDAASRAIDYVQRQLHCCGIHNYSDWENTDWFKETKNQSVPLSCCRETARSCNGSLAQPSDLYAEGCEALVVKKLQEIMMHVIWAALAFAAIQLLGMLCACIVLCRRSRDPAYELLITGGTYA; translated from the exons ATGGGCCAGTGCGGCATCACCTCCTCCAAGACGGTGCTGGTGTTTCTCAACCTCATCTTCTGG GGAGCAGCTGGCATCTTGTGCTATGTGGGAGCCTATGTCTTCATCACTTACGATGACTATGACCACTTCTTTGAAGATGTGTACACTCTCATCCCTGCTGTAGTGATCATAGCTGTTGGAGCCCTGCTTTTCATTATTGGGCTCATTGGCTGCTGTGCCACAATCCGGGAAAGCCGCTGTGGACTTGCCACG TTTGTCATCATCCTACTCTTGGTTTTTGTCACAGAAGTTGTTGTAGTGGTTTTGGGATACATATACAGAGCAAAG GTGGAAAATGAGGTCGATCGCAGCATTCAGAAAGTGTATAAGACCTACAATGGAACTAACCCTGATGCTGCTAGCCGGGCTATTGATTATGTACAGAGACAG CTGCACTGTTGTGGAATTCACAACTATTCAGACTGGGAAAATACAGACTGGttcaaagaaaccaaaaaccAGAGCGTCCCTCTTAGCTGCTGCAGGGAGACGGCCCGCAGCTGTAACGGCAGCCTGGCCCAGCCCTCCGACCTCTATGCCGAG GGGTGTGAGGCCCTTGTTGTGAAGAAGCTACAAGAAATCATGATGCATGTTATCTGGGCAGCACTGGCATTTGCAGCTATTCAG CTGCTGGGCATGCTATGTGCGTGCATCGTGTTGTGCAGAAGGAGTAGAGACCCAGCGTATGAGCTCCTCATCACTGGCGGTACCTATGCATAG
- the TSPAN3 gene encoding tetraspanin-3 isoform X3, which yields MGQCGITSSKTVLVFLNLIFWGAAGILCYVGAYVFITYDDYDHFFEDVYTLIPAVVIIAVGALLFIIGLIGCCATIRESRCGLATFVIILLLVFVTEVVVVVLGYIYRAKVENEVDRSIQKVYKTYNGTNPDAASRAIDYVQRQLHCCGIHNYSDWENTDWFKETKNQSVPLSCCRETARSCNGSLAQPSDLYAEGCEALVVKKLQEIMMHVIWAALAFAAIQRTWR from the exons ATGGGCCAGTGCGGCATCACCTCCTCCAAGACGGTGCTGGTGTTTCTCAACCTCATCTTCTGG GGAGCAGCTGGCATCTTGTGCTATGTGGGAGCCTATGTCTTCATCACTTACGATGACTATGACCACTTCTTTGAAGATGTGTACACTCTCATCCCTGCTGTAGTGATCATAGCTGTTGGAGCCCTGCTTTTCATTATTGGGCTCATTGGCTGCTGTGCCACAATCCGGGAAAGCCGCTGTGGACTTGCCACG TTTGTCATCATCCTACTCTTGGTTTTTGTCACAGAAGTTGTTGTAGTGGTTTTGGGATACATATACAGAGCAAAG GTGGAAAATGAGGTCGATCGCAGCATTCAGAAAGTGTATAAGACCTACAATGGAACTAACCCTGATGCTGCTAGCCGGGCTATTGATTATGTACAGAGACAG CTGCACTGTTGTGGAATTCACAACTATTCAGACTGGGAAAATACAGACTGGttcaaagaaaccaaaaaccAGAGCGTCCCTCTTAGCTGCTGCAGGGAGACGGCCCGCAGCTGTAACGGCAGCCTGGCCCAGCCCTCCGACCTCTATGCCGAG GGGTGTGAGGCCCTTGTTGTGAAGAAGCTACAAGAAATCATGATGCATGTTATCTGGGCAGCACTGGCATTTGCAGCTATTCAG AGAACTTGGAGGTGA
- the TSPAN3 gene encoding tetraspanin-3 isoform X2, which produces MGQCGITSSKTVLVFLNLIFWGAAGILCYVGAYVFITYDDYDHFFEDVYTLIPAVVIIAVGALLFIIGLIGCCATIRESRCGLATFVIILLLVFVTEVVVVVLGYIYRAKVENEVDRSIQKVYKTYNGTNPDAASRAIDYVQRQLHCCGIHNYSDWENTDWFKETKNQSVPLSCCRETARSCNGSLAQPSDLYAEGCEALVVKKLQEIMMHVIWAALAFAAIQRKPSSKS; this is translated from the exons ATGGGCCAGTGCGGCATCACCTCCTCCAAGACGGTGCTGGTGTTTCTCAACCTCATCTTCTGG GGAGCAGCTGGCATCTTGTGCTATGTGGGAGCCTATGTCTTCATCACTTACGATGACTATGACCACTTCTTTGAAGATGTGTACACTCTCATCCCTGCTGTAGTGATCATAGCTGTTGGAGCCCTGCTTTTCATTATTGGGCTCATTGGCTGCTGTGCCACAATCCGGGAAAGCCGCTGTGGACTTGCCACG TTTGTCATCATCCTACTCTTGGTTTTTGTCACAGAAGTTGTTGTAGTGGTTTTGGGATACATATACAGAGCAAAG GTGGAAAATGAGGTCGATCGCAGCATTCAGAAAGTGTATAAGACCTACAATGGAACTAACCCTGATGCTGCTAGCCGGGCTATTGATTATGTACAGAGACAG CTGCACTGTTGTGGAATTCACAACTATTCAGACTGGGAAAATACAGACTGGttcaaagaaaccaaaaaccAGAGCGTCCCTCTTAGCTGCTGCAGGGAGACGGCCCGCAGCTGTAACGGCAGCCTGGCCCAGCCCTCCGACCTCTATGCCGAG GGGTGTGAGGCCCTTGTTGTGAAGAAGCTACAAGAAATCATGATGCATGTTATCTGGGCAGCACTGGCATTTGCAGCTATTCAG AGAAAACCTTCGAGTAAAAGCTGA